Proteins encoded in a region of the Osmerus mordax isolate fOsmMor3 chromosome 17, fOsmMor3.pri, whole genome shotgun sequence genome:
- the LOC136960378 gene encoding protein mono-ADP-ribosyltransferase PARP12-like isoform X2 has protein sequence MESEITKLLCANYGSMNVDKLTFNLSIGDFSELWNLIVNRERFSIAVVDGERTLIAKTTVRLCMSKDCQGCIKLHLCKRFLLGVCHRAVCRFGHDLFNVQNAMVLRENGLKDLNRDELCSLLLLNDNSLLPPVCHSYNNGVGEYGKCPDSENCRRMHICENYLRGACSCPRAHDFFEPHPLKTLQDRGVPNHIIGRIKSIYTSIEALRHQDRAEHGHRPSARAAPADNRGPNRGPQRDKTEICMYYVKGSCKHGDRCFKVHSTLPYQWEVKERRQWTALPNNEEIEKDYCDPSKTYGQGLEPVCFDDMTCGLNTARRLSTISSILQPSFILTTEWLWYWQDESGNWIQYATASAVLRTASITSEDLEQRFQSDDKSDMDFTAGSQSYTLSFKDMMQTNKRFGTRRPVRRRPKFVSLSDAQTIKTSKRMPNNQSNFKALPGHWDKAQTPDTGFKKVLLQTSSSEYKEIEQLFISTVRDLRFHKIERIQNRALWEVFQWQRDLMKKSNGGKNPTEKKLFHGTDSKYIDAICHSNFDWRICGTHGTAYGKGSYFARDAKYSHSYTGQSPVKTMFVSRVLVGDYTRGDSSYLRPPSKDGGDTVFYDSCVDNVTNPSIFVVFEKHQVYPEYLITYGDQPHVQDLPHQAYNRPVPASVSVPAPFSAPILTRAPVIFTASAPSPFSAPVPAQRSTPAPAPALPRPPVLVPAPALARPPVLFPAPAPTLARPPVLVPAPAPTLARPPVLVPAPAPALARPPVLFPAPTIARSPVLVPAPAPALARPPALFPAPTLARSPVLVPAPAPALARSPVLVPAPAPILVPAPASRTTVSLSHNSQIEEDAQLAKLLHLTYNFLPTDSASGTTVSPPNNSQIEQDAQLARRLHLRYNVPPPTSAMASDPKPSPALASDPEPDPKPSTSYSKQQTTKKDKCVIS, from the exons ATGGAGTCTGAAATAACAAAACTACTCTGCGCAAATTATGGATCAATGAATGTCGATAAATTAACGTTCAACCTTTCTATTGGCGACTTCAGTGAGCTGTGGAATTTGATTGTCAATCGAGAAAGATTTTCTATCGCAGTTGTTGACGGAGAGCGAACGCTTATAGCAAAAACCACAGTTCGACTGTGTATGTCCAAAGATTGTCAAGGTTGTATCAAATTACACCTATGTAAACGATTTTTATTAGGAGTTTGTCACAG AGCTGTGTGTCGCTTTGGACATGACCTCTTCAACGTTCAAAATGCCATGGTCCTGAGAGAAAATGGTTTAAAGGACCTGAACAGAGATGAACTTTGCAGCTTGTTACTCTTAAACGACAACTCACTCTTACCACCT GTGTGTCACTCCTACAACAACGGTGTGGGAGAGTATGGGAAGTGCCCCGATAGCGAGAACTGCAGGAGGATGCACATCTGTGAGAACTATCTCCGCGGCGCATGCAGCTGTCCGCGGGCGCACGATTTCTTCGAGCCCCACCCTCTGAAGACCCTGCAGGACAGAGGAGTCCCCAACCACATCATCGGACGCATCAAGTCCATCTACACCAGCATCGAGGCTCTGAGACACCAGGATCGGGCAGAACACGGCCATCGACCATCAGCCAGGGCCGCACCAGCAGACAACAGGGGACCGAACAGAGGGCCGCAAAGGG ACAAAACTGAGATATGTATGTACTATGTCAAGGGCAGCTGCAAACATGGTG ACAGGTGCTTTAAGGTCCACTCCACCCTGCCCTACCagtgggaggtgaaggagaggaggcagtggaCAGCCCTACCCAACAACGAGGAGATTGAGAAGGACTACTGTGACCCATCAAAGACATACGG TCAGGGACTGGAGCCGGTGTGTTTTGATGACATGACCTGCGGCCTGAACACAGCCAGACGTCTGTCAACCATCTCGTCCATCCTCCAGCCCAGCTTCATCCTCACTACTGAGTGGCTGTGGTACtggcaggatgagtctgggaACTGGATCCAGTATGCTACAGCA AGTGCAGTCCTCAGGACGGCCAGCATCACCAGTGAGGATCTGGAACAGAGGTTCCAAAGTGACGACAAGTCAGACATGGACTTCACCGCAGGGTCTCAGAGCTACACTCTCAGTTTCAAAG ACATGATGCAGACAAACAAGAGATTTGGCACCAGAAGACCTGTGAGAAGACGGCCcaaatttgtgtctttgtctgatGCACAAACAATCAAAACCAG CAAAAGAATGCCCAACAATCAATCCAATTTCAAAGCCTTACCAGGGCACTGGGACAAGGCTCAAACTCCTGACACAGGATTCAAG AAAGTTCTCCTCCAGACATCATCATCGGAGTACAAGGAGATCGAGCAGCTTTTCATCAGTACTGTCAGAGACCTACGCTTTCACAAGATCGAGAGGATTCAGAACCGAGCGCTTTGGGAGGTCTTTCAGTG GCAAAGGGATCTGATGAAGAAGAGCAATGGAGGAAAGAATCCAACAGAGAAGAAGCTCTTCCACGGCACGGACTCCAAGTACATCGATGCTATCTGTCACAGCAACTTTGATTGGAGGATCTGTGGAACGCATGGGACTGCGTATGGAAAAG GGAGCTACTTTGCCAGGGATGCCAAATACTCTCACAGCTACACAGGCCAGTCACCTGTCAAGACCATGTTCGTGTCTCGTGTGTTGGTGGGAGACTACACCAGAGGAGACTCCAGCTACCTCCGCCCTCCCTCCAAAGATGGAGGAGACACCGTCTTCTACGACAGCTGTGTAGACAACGTGACAAACCCCTCCATCTTCGTTGTGTTTGAGAAACACCAGGTCTACCCAGAATACCTCATCACGTATGGTGATCAACCCCATGTCCAGGACTTGCCACACCAGGCATACAACCGTCCAGTCCCAGCTTCAgtctctgtccctgccccatTCTCAGCTCCAATCCTTACACGAGCCCCAGTTATAttcacagcctcagccccatCCCCATTCTCAGCTCCAGTACCAGCCCAACgttcaaccccagccccagctccagcccttcCACGACCCCCAGTtctagtcccagccccagcccttgcACGACCCCCAGTTCTattcccagccccagctccaacCCTTGCACGACCCCCAGTtctagtcccagccccagctccaacCCTTGCACGACCCCCAGTtctagtcccagccccagctccagcccttgCACGACCCCCAGTTCTATTCCCAGCTCCAACCATTGCACGATCCCCAGTtctagtcccagccccagctccagcccttgCACGACCCCCAGCTCTATTCCCAGCTCCAACCCTTGCACGATCCCCAGTtctagtcccagccccagctccagcccttgCACGATCCCCAGTtctagtcccagccccagccccaattctagtcccagccccagcatcACGTAccacagtgtctctctcccacaatAGTCAGATAGAGGAAGATGCCCAGCTGGCCAAACTTCTCCACTTGACATACAACTTTCTACCAACAGACTCAGCCTCAGGTACCACAGTGTCCCCCCCCAACAATAGTCAGATAGAGCAAGATGCCCAGCTGGCCAGACGTCTCCACCTGAGATACAACGTTCCGCCCCCGACCTCAGCCATGGCCTCAGACCCAAAGCCCTCTCCGGCTCTAGCCTCAGACCCAGAACCAGACCCAAAACCTTCCACATCATATtccaaacaacaaacaacaaagaaAGACAAATGTGTAATCAGCTAA
- the LOC136960378 gene encoding protein mono-ADP-ribosyltransferase PARP12-like isoform X1: MESEITKLLCANYGSMNVDKLTFNLSIGDFSELWNLIVNRERFSIAVVDGERTLIAKTTVRLCMSKDCQGCIKLHLCKRFLLGVCHRAVCRFGHDLFNVQNAMVLRENGLKDLNRDELCSLLLLNDNSLLPPVCHSYNNGVGEYGKCPDSENCRRMHICENYLRGACSCPRAHDFFEPHPLKTLQDRGVPNHIIGRIKSIYTSIEALRHQDRAEHGHRPSARAAPADNRGPNRGPQRGKDKTEICMYYVKGSCKHGDRCFKVHSTLPYQWEVKERRQWTALPNNEEIEKDYCDPSKTYGQGLEPVCFDDMTCGLNTARRLSTISSILQPSFILTTEWLWYWQDESGNWIQYATASAVLRTASITSEDLEQRFQSDDKSDMDFTAGSQSYTLSFKDMMQTNKRFGTRRPVRRRPKFVSLSDAQTIKTSKRMPNNQSNFKALPGHWDKAQTPDTGFKKVLLQTSSSEYKEIEQLFISTVRDLRFHKIERIQNRALWEVFQWQRDLMKKSNGGKNPTEKKLFHGTDSKYIDAICHSNFDWRICGTHGTAYGKGSYFARDAKYSHSYTGQSPVKTMFVSRVLVGDYTRGDSSYLRPPSKDGGDTVFYDSCVDNVTNPSIFVVFEKHQVYPEYLITYGDQPHVQDLPHQAYNRPVPASVSVPAPFSAPILTRAPVIFTASAPSPFSAPVPAQRSTPAPAPALPRPPVLVPAPALARPPVLFPAPAPTLARPPVLVPAPAPTLARPPVLVPAPAPALARPPVLFPAPTIARSPVLVPAPAPALARPPALFPAPTLARSPVLVPAPAPALARSPVLVPAPAPILVPAPASRTTVSLSHNSQIEEDAQLAKLLHLTYNFLPTDSASGTTVSPPNNSQIEQDAQLARRLHLRYNVPPPTSAMASDPKPSPALASDPEPDPKPSTSYSKQQTTKKDKCVIS, translated from the exons ATGGAGTCTGAAATAACAAAACTACTCTGCGCAAATTATGGATCAATGAATGTCGATAAATTAACGTTCAACCTTTCTATTGGCGACTTCAGTGAGCTGTGGAATTTGATTGTCAATCGAGAAAGATTTTCTATCGCAGTTGTTGACGGAGAGCGAACGCTTATAGCAAAAACCACAGTTCGACTGTGTATGTCCAAAGATTGTCAAGGTTGTATCAAATTACACCTATGTAAACGATTTTTATTAGGAGTTTGTCACAG AGCTGTGTGTCGCTTTGGACATGACCTCTTCAACGTTCAAAATGCCATGGTCCTGAGAGAAAATGGTTTAAAGGACCTGAACAGAGATGAACTTTGCAGCTTGTTACTCTTAAACGACAACTCACTCTTACCACCT GTGTGTCACTCCTACAACAACGGTGTGGGAGAGTATGGGAAGTGCCCCGATAGCGAGAACTGCAGGAGGATGCACATCTGTGAGAACTATCTCCGCGGCGCATGCAGCTGTCCGCGGGCGCACGATTTCTTCGAGCCCCACCCTCTGAAGACCCTGCAGGACAGAGGAGTCCCCAACCACATCATCGGACGCATCAAGTCCATCTACACCAGCATCGAGGCTCTGAGACACCAGGATCGGGCAGAACACGGCCATCGACCATCAGCCAGGGCCGCACCAGCAGACAACAGGGGACCGAACAGAGGGCCGCAAAGGGGTAAAG ACAAAACTGAGATATGTATGTACTATGTCAAGGGCAGCTGCAAACATGGTG ACAGGTGCTTTAAGGTCCACTCCACCCTGCCCTACCagtgggaggtgaaggagaggaggcagtggaCAGCCCTACCCAACAACGAGGAGATTGAGAAGGACTACTGTGACCCATCAAAGACATACGG TCAGGGACTGGAGCCGGTGTGTTTTGATGACATGACCTGCGGCCTGAACACAGCCAGACGTCTGTCAACCATCTCGTCCATCCTCCAGCCCAGCTTCATCCTCACTACTGAGTGGCTGTGGTACtggcaggatgagtctgggaACTGGATCCAGTATGCTACAGCA AGTGCAGTCCTCAGGACGGCCAGCATCACCAGTGAGGATCTGGAACAGAGGTTCCAAAGTGACGACAAGTCAGACATGGACTTCACCGCAGGGTCTCAGAGCTACACTCTCAGTTTCAAAG ACATGATGCAGACAAACAAGAGATTTGGCACCAGAAGACCTGTGAGAAGACGGCCcaaatttgtgtctttgtctgatGCACAAACAATCAAAACCAG CAAAAGAATGCCCAACAATCAATCCAATTTCAAAGCCTTACCAGGGCACTGGGACAAGGCTCAAACTCCTGACACAGGATTCAAG AAAGTTCTCCTCCAGACATCATCATCGGAGTACAAGGAGATCGAGCAGCTTTTCATCAGTACTGTCAGAGACCTACGCTTTCACAAGATCGAGAGGATTCAGAACCGAGCGCTTTGGGAGGTCTTTCAGTG GCAAAGGGATCTGATGAAGAAGAGCAATGGAGGAAAGAATCCAACAGAGAAGAAGCTCTTCCACGGCACGGACTCCAAGTACATCGATGCTATCTGTCACAGCAACTTTGATTGGAGGATCTGTGGAACGCATGGGACTGCGTATGGAAAAG GGAGCTACTTTGCCAGGGATGCCAAATACTCTCACAGCTACACAGGCCAGTCACCTGTCAAGACCATGTTCGTGTCTCGTGTGTTGGTGGGAGACTACACCAGAGGAGACTCCAGCTACCTCCGCCCTCCCTCCAAAGATGGAGGAGACACCGTCTTCTACGACAGCTGTGTAGACAACGTGACAAACCCCTCCATCTTCGTTGTGTTTGAGAAACACCAGGTCTACCCAGAATACCTCATCACGTATGGTGATCAACCCCATGTCCAGGACTTGCCACACCAGGCATACAACCGTCCAGTCCCAGCTTCAgtctctgtccctgccccatTCTCAGCTCCAATCCTTACACGAGCCCCAGTTATAttcacagcctcagccccatCCCCATTCTCAGCTCCAGTACCAGCCCAACgttcaaccccagccccagctccagcccttcCACGACCCCCAGTtctagtcccagccccagcccttgcACGACCCCCAGTTCTattcccagccccagctccaacCCTTGCACGACCCCCAGTtctagtcccagccccagctccaacCCTTGCACGACCCCCAGTtctagtcccagccccagctccagcccttgCACGACCCCCAGTTCTATTCCCAGCTCCAACCATTGCACGATCCCCAGTtctagtcccagccccagctccagcccttgCACGACCCCCAGCTCTATTCCCAGCTCCAACCCTTGCACGATCCCCAGTtctagtcccagccccagctccagcccttgCACGATCCCCAGTtctagtcccagccccagccccaattctagtcccagccccagcatcACGTAccacagtgtctctctcccacaatAGTCAGATAGAGGAAGATGCCCAGCTGGCCAAACTTCTCCACTTGACATACAACTTTCTACCAACAGACTCAGCCTCAGGTACCACAGTGTCCCCCCCCAACAATAGTCAGATAGAGCAAGATGCCCAGCTGGCCAGACGTCTCCACCTGAGATACAACGTTCCGCCCCCGACCTCAGCCATGGCCTCAGACCCAAAGCCCTCTCCGGCTCTAGCCTCAGACCCAGAACCAGACCCAAAACCTTCCACATCATATtccaaacaacaaacaacaaagaaAGACAAATGTGTAATCAGCTAA
- the LOC136960379 gene encoding protein mono-ADP-ribosyltransferase PARP12-like isoform X1 — protein sequence MESEITKLLCANYGSMNVDKLTFNLSIGDFSELWNLIVNRERFSIAVVDGERTLIAKTTVRLCMSKDCQGCIKLHLCKRFLLGVCHRAVCRFGHDLFNVQNAMVLRENGLKDLNRDELCSLLLLNDNSLLPPVCHSYNNGVGEYGKCPDSENCRRMHICENYLRGACSCPRAHDFFEPHPLKTLQDRGVPNHIIGRIKSIYTSIEALRHQDRAEHGHRPSARAAPADNRGPNRGPQRGKDKTEICMYYVKGSCKHGDRCFKVHSTLPYQWEVKERRQWTALPNNEEIEKDYCDPSKTYGQGLEPVCFDDMTCGLNTARRLSTISSILQPSFILTTEWLWYWQDESGNWIQYATASAVLRTASITSEDLEQRFQSDDKSDMDFTAGSQSYTLSFKDMMQTNKRFGTRRPVRRRPKFVSLSDAQTIKTSKRMPNNQSNFKALPGHWDKAQTPDTGFKKVLLQTSSSEYKEIEQLFISTVRDLRFHKIERIQNRALWEVFQWQRDLMKKSNGGKNPTEKKLFHGTDSKYIDAICHSNFDWRICGTHGTAYGKGSYFARDAKYSHSYTGQSPVKTMFVSRVLVGDYTRGDSSYLRPPSKDGGDTVFYDSCVDNVTNPSIFVVFEKHQVYPEYLITYGDQPHVQDLPHQAYNRPAQAPTRASVSPLRYSQHTDAHMARLLYQQYSCTAQTQAPVSNPPNTHSPYQRQDENSNSSCVMC from the exons ATGGAGTCTGAAATAACAAAACTACTCTGCGCAAATTATGGATCAATGAATGTCGATAAATTAACGTTCAACCTTTCTATTGGCGACTTCAGTGAGCTGTGGAATTTGATTGTCAATCGAGAAAGATTTTCTATCGCAGTTGTTGACGGAGAGCGAACGCTTATAGCAAAAACCACAGTTCGACTGTGTATGTCCAAAGATTGTCAAGGTTGTATCAAATTACACCTATGTAAACGATTTTTATTAGGAGTTTGTCACAG AGCTGTGTGTCGCTTTGGACATGACCTCTTCAACGTTCAAAATGCCATGGTCCTGAGAGAAAATGGTTTAAAGGACCTGAACAGAGATGAACTTTGCAGCTTGTTACTCTTAAACGACAACTCACTCTTACCACCT GTGTGTCACTCCTACAACAACGGTGTGGGAGAGTATGGGAAGTGCCCCGATAGCGAGAACTGCAGGAGGATGCACATCTGTGAGAACTATCTCCGCGGCGCATGCAGCTGTCCGCGGGCGCACGATTTCTTCGAGCCCCACCCTCTGAAGACCCTGCAGGACAGAGGAGTCCCCAACCACATCATCGGACGCATCAAGTCCATCTACACCAGCATCGAGGCTCTGAGACACCAGGATCGGGCAGAACACGGCCATCGACCATCAGCCAGGGCCGCACCAGCAGACAACAGGGGACCGAACAGAGGGCCGCAAAGGGGTAAAG ACAAAACTGAGATATGTATGTACTATGTCAAGGGCAGCTGCAAACATGGTG ACAGGTGCTTTAAGGTCCACTCCACCCTGCCCTACCagtgggaggtgaaggagaggaggcagtggaCAGCCCTACCCAACAACGAGGAGATTGAGAAGGACTACTGTGACCCATCAAAGACATACGG TCAGGGACTGGAGCCGGTGTGTTTTGATGACATGACCTGCGGCCTGAACACAGCCAGACGTCTGTCAACCATCTCGTCCATCCTCCAGCCCAGCTTCATCCTCACTACTGAGTGGCTGTGGTACtggcaggatgagtctgggaACTGGATCCAGTATGCTACAGCA AGTGCAGTCCTCAGGACGGCCAGCATCACCAGTGAGGATCTGGAACAGAGGTTCCAAAGTGACGACAAGTCAGACATGGACTTCACCGCAGGGTCTCAGAGCTACACTCTCAGTTTCAAAG ACATGATGCAGACAAACAAGAGATTTGGCACCAGAAGACCTGTGAGAAGACGGCCcaaatttgtgtctttgtctgatGCACAAACAATCAAAACCAG CAAAAGAATGCCCAACAATCAATCCAATTTCAAAGCCTTACCAGGGCACTGGGACAAGGCTCAAACTCCTGACACAGGATTCAAG AAAGTTCTCCTCCAGACATCATCATCGGAGTACAAGGAGATCGAGCAGCTTTTCATCAGTACTGTCAGAGACCTACGCTTTCACAAGATCGAGAGGATTCAGAACCGAGCGCTTTGGGAGGTCTTTCAGTG GCAAAGGGATCTGATGAAGAAGAGCAATGGAGGAAAGAATCCAACAGAGAAGAAGCTCTTCCACGGCACGGACTCCAAGTACATCGATGCTATCTGTCACAGCAACTTTGATTGGAGGATCTGTGGAACGCATGGGACTGCGTATGGAAAAG GGAGCTACTTTGCCAGGGATGCCAAATACTCTCACAGCTACACAGGCCAGTCACCTGTCAAGACCATGTTCGTGTCTCGTGTGTTGGTGGGAGACTACACCAGAGGAGACTCCAGCTACCTCCGCCCTCCCTCCAAAGATGGAGGAGACACCGTCTTCTACGACAGCTGTGTAGACAACGTGACAAACCCCTCCATCTTCGTGGTGTTTGAGAAACACCAGGTCTACCCAGAATACCTCATCACGTATGGTGATCAACCCCATGTCCAGGACTTGCCACACCAGGCATACAACCGTCCAGCACAAGCACCCACCAGAGCCTCAGTGTCTCCTCTACGGTATAGTCAGCACACAGATGCCCACATGGCCAGATTGCTCTACCAGCAATACAGTTGTACAGCTCAAACTCAAGCCCCAGTCTCAAACCCTCCCAATACACACTCCCCATATCAAAGGCAGGATGAAAATTCCAACAGCTCATGTGTTATGTGTTAA
- the LOC136960379 gene encoding protein mono-ADP-ribosyltransferase PARP12-like isoform X2 has product MESEITKLLCANYGSMNVDKLTFNLSIGDFSELWNLIVNRERFSIAVVDGERTLIAKTTVRLCMSKDCQGCIKLHLCKRFLLGVCHRAVCRFGHDLFNVQNAMVLRENGLKDLNRDELCSLLLLNDNSLLPPVCHSYNNGVGEYGKCPDSENCRRMHICENYLRGACSCPRAHDFFEPHPLKTLQDRGVPNHIIGRIKSIYTSIEALRHQDRAEHGHRPSARAAPADNRGPNRGPQRDKTEICMYYVKGSCKHGDRCFKVHSTLPYQWEVKERRQWTALPNNEEIEKDYCDPSKTYGQGLEPVCFDDMTCGLNTARRLSTISSILQPSFILTTEWLWYWQDESGNWIQYATASAVLRTASITSEDLEQRFQSDDKSDMDFTAGSQSYTLSFKDMMQTNKRFGTRRPVRRRPKFVSLSDAQTIKTSKRMPNNQSNFKALPGHWDKAQTPDTGFKKVLLQTSSSEYKEIEQLFISTVRDLRFHKIERIQNRALWEVFQWQRDLMKKSNGGKNPTEKKLFHGTDSKYIDAICHSNFDWRICGTHGTAYGKGSYFARDAKYSHSYTGQSPVKTMFVSRVLVGDYTRGDSSYLRPPSKDGGDTVFYDSCVDNVTNPSIFVVFEKHQVYPEYLITYGDQPHVQDLPHQAYNRPAQAPTRASVSPLRYSQHTDAHMARLLYQQYSCTAQTQAPVSNPPNTHSPYQRQDENSNSSCVMC; this is encoded by the exons ATGGAGTCTGAAATAACAAAACTACTCTGCGCAAATTATGGATCAATGAATGTCGATAAATTAACGTTCAACCTTTCTATTGGCGACTTCAGTGAGCTGTGGAATTTGATTGTCAATCGAGAAAGATTTTCTATCGCAGTTGTTGACGGAGAGCGAACGCTTATAGCAAAAACCACAGTTCGACTGTGTATGTCCAAAGATTGTCAAGGTTGTATCAAATTACACCTATGTAAACGATTTTTATTAGGAGTTTGTCACAG AGCTGTGTGTCGCTTTGGACATGACCTCTTCAACGTTCAAAATGCCATGGTCCTGAGAGAAAATGGTTTAAAGGACCTGAACAGAGATGAACTTTGCAGCTTGTTACTCTTAAACGACAACTCACTCTTACCACCT GTGTGTCACTCCTACAACAACGGTGTGGGAGAGTATGGGAAGTGCCCCGATAGCGAGAACTGCAGGAGGATGCACATCTGTGAGAACTATCTCCGCGGCGCATGCAGCTGTCCGCGGGCGCACGATTTCTTCGAGCCCCACCCTCTGAAGACCCTGCAGGACAGAGGAGTCCCCAACCACATCATCGGACGCATCAAGTCCATCTACACCAGCATCGAGGCTCTGAGACACCAGGATCGGGCAGAACACGGCCATCGACCATCAGCCAGGGCCGCACCAGCAGACAACAGGGGACCGAACAGAGGGCCGCAAAGGG ACAAAACTGAGATATGTATGTACTATGTCAAGGGCAGCTGCAAACATGGTG ACAGGTGCTTTAAGGTCCACTCCACCCTGCCCTACCagtgggaggtgaaggagaggaggcagtggaCAGCCCTACCCAACAACGAGGAGATTGAGAAGGACTACTGTGACCCATCAAAGACATACGG TCAGGGACTGGAGCCGGTGTGTTTTGATGACATGACCTGCGGCCTGAACACAGCCAGACGTCTGTCAACCATCTCGTCCATCCTCCAGCCCAGCTTCATCCTCACTACTGAGTGGCTGTGGTACtggcaggatgagtctgggaACTGGATCCAGTATGCTACAGCA AGTGCAGTCCTCAGGACGGCCAGCATCACCAGTGAGGATCTGGAACAGAGGTTCCAAAGTGACGACAAGTCAGACATGGACTTCACCGCAGGGTCTCAGAGCTACACTCTCAGTTTCAAAG ACATGATGCAGACAAACAAGAGATTTGGCACCAGAAGACCTGTGAGAAGACGGCCcaaatttgtgtctttgtctgatGCACAAACAATCAAAACCAG CAAAAGAATGCCCAACAATCAATCCAATTTCAAAGCCTTACCAGGGCACTGGGACAAGGCTCAAACTCCTGACACAGGATTCAAG AAAGTTCTCCTCCAGACATCATCATCGGAGTACAAGGAGATCGAGCAGCTTTTCATCAGTACTGTCAGAGACCTACGCTTTCACAAGATCGAGAGGATTCAGAACCGAGCGCTTTGGGAGGTCTTTCAGTG GCAAAGGGATCTGATGAAGAAGAGCAATGGAGGAAAGAATCCAACAGAGAAGAAGCTCTTCCACGGCACGGACTCCAAGTACATCGATGCTATCTGTCACAGCAACTTTGATTGGAGGATCTGTGGAACGCATGGGACTGCGTATGGAAAAG GGAGCTACTTTGCCAGGGATGCCAAATACTCTCACAGCTACACAGGCCAGTCACCTGTCAAGACCATGTTCGTGTCTCGTGTGTTGGTGGGAGACTACACCAGAGGAGACTCCAGCTACCTCCGCCCTCCCTCCAAAGATGGAGGAGACACCGTCTTCTACGACAGCTGTGTAGACAACGTGACAAACCCCTCCATCTTCGTGGTGTTTGAGAAACACCAGGTCTACCCAGAATACCTCATCACGTATGGTGATCAACCCCATGTCCAGGACTTGCCACACCAGGCATACAACCGTCCAGCACAAGCACCCACCAGAGCCTCAGTGTCTCCTCTACGGTATAGTCAGCACACAGATGCCCACATGGCCAGATTGCTCTACCAGCAATACAGTTGTACAGCTCAAACTCAAGCCCCAGTCTCAAACCCTCCCAATACACACTCCCCATATCAAAGGCAGGATGAAAATTCCAACAGCTCATGTGTTATGTGTTAA